Proteins from one Patescibacteria group bacterium genomic window:
- a CDS encoding histidine phosphatase family protein, producing MKRIYLIRHGESEANIAHAFQGSTGPLSSHGKDQAVFLAHRIERLPIDIILASPYERTRETTEVILKHLERPVEWRDDIVEKRHPSVMVGMQGDDPRALAIRAEIMAHGDDESYRHSDEEVFSEFRDRALGFLAYLESRSEEHILVVSHGGFMRMLLATIIFGEKVTHAEFNHIFKVFRIKNTGITALDYMPEYGWLLQTWNDHAHLN from the coding sequence ATGAAGCGTATTTATCTTATCCGCCACGGAGAATCCGAGGCAAACATAGCTCATGCATTCCAAGGGTCTACAGGCCCACTCTCATCGCATGGCAAGGACCAAGCTGTCTTTTTAGCACACCGTATTGAGCGTTTGCCTATCGATATAATCTTGGCTAGTCCATATGAGCGTACACGCGAAACTACCGAGGTGATCTTAAAGCATCTCGAGCGGCCCGTTGAATGGCGCGATGACATCGTAGAGAAGCGTCATCCAAGCGTTATGGTTGGTATGCAAGGCGACGATCCGCGTGCGTTGGCGATTCGTGCAGAAATTATGGCTCATGGCGACGATGAATCATATCGTCATTCAGACGAAGAAGTATTTTCTGAGTTTCGTGATCGTGCATTGGGTTTTCTCGCATATCTTGAAAGTCGTTCTGAAGAACATATCTTGGTAGTTTCCCATGGCGGATTTATGCGTATGTTGTTGGCGACTATTATTTTTGGCGAAAAGGTGACTCATGCGGAATTCAATCATATCTTTAAAGTTTTTCGTATAAAAAATACGGGGATTACGGCGCTTGACTACATGCCCGAGTACGGATGGCTACTACAAACATGGAACGACCACGCGCATCTAAACTAA
- a CDS encoding segregation/condensation protein A translates to MAYKVRVKKFEGPLELLYDLIETKKLSINEISLGTVTEDYFRYIEDLKAKLGESYHEELADFLVIASTLILIKSRSLLPGFILTHEEEGDIKELEERLRAYQIVKHMADALGARVKARQELFGREPLVLVAPSFLPPAKGIDLNRMIFLLREIIAAIPQKNELPQRTVKKIISIEEKIKELEERISSGMVKTFHDFVGSKAERVTVVVTFLAMLELIKLGAIAVRQSSNFDLIHIEHGRTE, encoded by the coding sequence GTGGCATACAAAGTACGCGTCAAAAAATTTGAAGGGCCACTCGAGCTCCTCTACGATCTAATCGAGACCAAAAAACTCTCGATCAATGAGATATCACTCGGTACCGTCACTGAGGATTATTTTCGTTATATCGAAGATCTCAAAGCAAAGCTTGGTGAAAGCTACCACGAAGAGCTTGCTGATTTTTTGGTCATCGCCTCGACTCTTATCCTCATCAAATCGCGCTCGCTTTTGCCGGGCTTCATACTCACGCATGAAGAAGAGGGTGATATTAAAGAGCTCGAAGAGCGTCTGCGGGCCTACCAAATCGTCAAACATATGGCTGACGCGCTCGGCGCACGCGTCAAAGCTCGCCAAGAGCTCTTTGGGCGTGAACCCCTAGTGCTTGTCGCACCGTCATTTCTACCGCCCGCAAAAGGTATTGATCTCAATCGCATGATCTTTTTGTTGCGTGAGATTATCGCCGCAATCCCGCAAAAAAATGAATTACCCCAGCGCACCGTTAAGAAAATTATTTCAATCGAAGAGAAAATCAAAGAACTCGAAGAGCGTATCTCGAGCGGCATGGTAAAAACCTTTCATGATTTTGTGGGCAGTAAGGCAGAACGGGTGACAGTCGTGGTTACTTTTTTGGCGATGCTCGAACTTATCAAGCTTGGCGCCATTGCCGTGCGTCAGTCGTCAAATTTTGATTTAATACATATTGAACATGGACGAACAGAATAA
- a CDS encoding aromatic amino acid ammonia-lyase, with amino-acid sequence MSGRRIVLTGENLTIDDINAVLANSEVTIEIADQAFAKIERSKAFVDSSLDKKVIYGINTGFGPMASYIIGATELEELQYNLVRSHAVGIGRPIRDEYVLASMIVRLNTLIKGYSGISRALAERLLMMINKRIIPIVPEHGAVGTSGDLVQLAHIALALIGEGEAMYEGKREKSADIFARLGIGEYKLQPKEGLALINGTSVMAGISAVLCREAEQLMALAIKNGAFALELVHGFSDAISEKLHDLRPHAGQVMVAKLMRDILRSSKLLRDRHEFQEKFEVNHSVYQIPEEVQQVYSIRCIPQVLGPIFDTLARVKRDVEVEMNAVTDNPIVDVERGAFLHGGNFHGDYVAVAIDQLKAGIAKLTMLAERRTNFFLNDKINKTFPPFMNLKKPGLTLGLQGLQFVATSTTAQNQTLAYPHNVHSISTNGDNQDIVSMGTDAALMAAKVIDNAFVVLAIEMITLAQTVDFMKIQDDLATTSRSLYDAVRTQMPVIIEDRVLTAELPRIVRLARSTAPLRTIV; translated from the coding sequence ATGTCTGGACGACGCATCGTACTCACTGGTGAAAATCTGACGATTGACGATATCAACGCAGTCCTCGCTAACTCCGAGGTGACTATTGAGATTGCTGACCAAGCGTTCGCTAAAATCGAGCGTTCAAAGGCATTTGTCGATAGCTCGCTTGATAAGAAAGTCATCTACGGCATCAATACCGGCTTTGGGCCTATGGCTTCGTATATCATTGGCGCGACCGAACTCGAAGAACTCCAGTATAATCTCGTGCGCAGTCATGCGGTAGGCATTGGCCGCCCTATTCGTGACGAGTATGTGCTCGCCTCGATGATCGTGCGCCTCAATACGCTCATCAAAGGATACTCGGGTATTTCTCGTGCGCTTGCCGAACGCCTCCTCATGATGATCAACAAGCGCATCATCCCGATAGTACCCGAGCACGGCGCTGTCGGTACCAGTGGTGACTTGGTACAGCTCGCACATATCGCACTCGCACTCATTGGTGAGGGCGAAGCGATGTATGAAGGCAAGCGCGAAAAGTCTGCTGATATATTTGCGCGCCTGGGTATTGGTGAATATAAGCTCCAACCAAAAGAAGGTCTTGCGCTCATCAATGGTACCTCGGTCATGGCCGGTATCTCTGCGGTACTTTGCCGCGAGGCCGAACAGCTTATGGCGCTCGCCATCAAAAACGGTGCATTCGCACTCGAGCTTGTACACGGTTTTAGCGACGCTATTTCAGAAAAACTTCACGACCTCCGCCCACACGCGGGGCAGGTGATGGTAGCAAAACTCATGCGTGATATTTTGCGCTCATCAAAACTTTTGCGTGACCGCCACGAGTTTCAAGAAAAGTTTGAGGTCAATCATAGCGTCTATCAGATCCCCGAAGAAGTACAGCAAGTATATTCTATCCGGTGCATCCCACAGGTACTCGGGCCCATCTTCGATACTCTCGCGCGCGTAAAGCGCGATGTTGAGGTTGAGATGAACGCGGTGACTGACAACCCAATCGTAGATGTTGAGCGCGGTGCCTTTTTACACGGCGGTAACTTTCATGGTGATTATGTTGCTGTAGCTATTGACCAGCTCAAAGCCGGTATTGCCAAGCTCACGATGCTCGCTGAGCGTCGTACCAATTTTTTCCTCAATGACAAGATCAACAAGACCTTCCCACCATTTATGAATCTTAAAAAGCCGGGGCTTACGCTTGGCCTCCAAGGTTTACAGTTTGTCGCTACCTCGACTACCGCGCAAAATCAGACACTCGCATATCCGCACAATGTGCATTCAATCTCGACCAATGGCGACAACCAAGATATAGTGAGTATGGGTACCGATGCCGCGCTCATGGCTGCAAAAGTCATCGACAACGCATTTGTGGTATTGGCTATCGAGATGATTACGCTCGCTCAAACTGTTGATTTTATGAAAATTCAAGACGATCTTGCGACCACCTCACGCAGTCTGTATGACGCGGTGCGTACACAAATGCCCGTGATTATTGAAGATCGCGTACTGACCGCAGAGCTACCTCGTATCGTGCGCCTGGCGCGCTCAACTGCTCCACTTCGTACTATCGTCTAA
- a CDS encoding ThiF family adenylyltransferase, with translation MNIETLLQKKSEDAVKPQIFDLSVDADCAAVEDLLKSGKIQQVSDSFEVQLEEYFQVSNPSAVYTPEFKALFAEYLASVQAKAPLWQQGRWVYYPWRALIVHILEEKEFFEVRTARNKNLINRDEQEKYYNSTIGLAGLSVGNSVVLATVLQGGGRHWKIADHDTLELSNTNRIRTGIDGLSVKKTTVTARQMYEINPYLEIEIFDGLTPENIDQFFGGLSVVVDEIDNLAIKYLIRERARKNKIAVVMAADNGDNGVVDIERYDLDQNTQFFHGRMGDVSYEMLAGLDKFGIGKMITKHVGPENVTERMQNSLLEMGKTVVSWPQLGGAALLNGSAVAYAIRKILNNQPLENNRAIVSLDAPLEPNYNTPEATEKRVEVADGFRKIFGL, from the coding sequence ATGAATATCGAAACACTCTTACAGAAAAAATCCGAAGACGCCGTAAAACCGCAGATTTTTGATTTGTCGGTTGATGCGGATTGTGCGGCGGTGGAGGATTTACTCAAATCAGGCAAGATCCAACAGGTGAGTGACAGCTTTGAAGTACAGCTCGAAGAATATTTTCAGGTATCAAATCCATCGGCAGTATATACGCCTGAGTTCAAAGCTCTTTTTGCCGAATACTTAGCGAGCGTGCAGGCCAAGGCACCACTCTGGCAGCAGGGGAGATGGGTATACTATCCGTGGCGAGCACTCATCGTACACATCTTAGAAGAAAAAGAATTTTTTGAAGTACGCACCGCGCGCAACAAAAACCTCATCAACCGCGACGAGCAAGAAAAGTATTATAATTCGACTATTGGCCTTGCGGGTCTGAGTGTGGGCAATAGCGTGGTACTCGCAACGGTTTTGCAGGGTGGTGGGCGGCATTGGAAGATCGCTGATCATGATACGCTCGAGCTTTCAAATACCAATCGCATTCGCACCGGCATTGATGGTCTTAGTGTGAAAAAGACGACCGTGACCGCACGACAGATGTATGAGATCAATCCATATCTTGAGATTGAGATTTTTGATGGTCTGACTCCCGAAAACATTGATCAGTTTTTTGGTGGGCTTTCGGTAGTCGTCGATGAGATTGATAATTTGGCAATCAAATACCTTATCCGCGAGCGAGCGCGCAAAAACAAAATCGCCGTGGTGATGGCAGCAGACAATGGTGATAATGGCGTGGTAGATATCGAGCGCTATGACCTTGATCAAAATACGCAGTTTTTCCATGGCCGCATGGGTGATGTCTCATATGAGATGCTGGCAGGTCTTGATAAGTTTGGTATTGGCAAGATGATCACCAAACATGTAGGTCCTGAAAATGTGACTGAACGCATGCAAAACTCACTCCTTGAGATGGGTAAAACGGTAGTCTCATGGCCACAGTTGGGTGGGGCCGCACTTCTCAATGGATCTGCCGTGGCATACGCGATACGCAAGATTTTAAATAATCAGCCACTCGAGAACAATCGCGCTATTGTATCACTCGATGCGCCGCTAGAACCCAACTACAACACACCCGAGGCAACAGAAAAACGAGTTGAAGTAGCTGACGGATTTCGTAAAATCTTCGGGCTGTAG
- the alr gene encoding alanine racemase → MKKKESLRTWIEIDTKKLKANYTAFRKLAGKGNMLMAITKSNAYGHGLLDFSRTMKKLGADWLGVDSIVEALAIRKAGIRMPILVLGYTMPERYAEAARAGISVTISNFAALKSAVGEATRSKPLRVHIKIDTGMHRQGFLPDDIAKVFPYFKKKNANLRFEGIYTHFAAAKNPAFPKDTKAQIALFEKVLDAAHEAGFRPIRHATATSGAILFPEAHYDMIRIGIGMYGLWPSKEAEAAFHHQFRLKPILSWKTIISEVKELATGSRVGYDFTEELGRHSVVAICPVGYWHGYPRALSSVGYFIVRGKQAKILGRISMDMIIIDITDIKGVVVGDEATIIGEGITADALAYLADTSNYEIVTRINPLIKRIYK, encoded by the coding sequence ATGAAGAAAAAAGAAAGTCTTAGGACTTGGATCGAGATAGATACCAAAAAACTCAAAGCCAACTATACGGCATTTCGCAAGCTTGCCGGTAAAGGCAATATGCTGATGGCTATCACCAAATCAAACGCGTACGGTCATGGTCTTCTCGATTTCTCGCGTACTATGAAAAAACTGGGCGCCGATTGGCTCGGTGTTGATTCGATAGTAGAGGCGCTTGCTATTCGCAAAGCTGGTATTCGTATGCCTATTTTGGTCCTCGGCTATACCATGCCTGAGCGCTACGCTGAGGCCGCTCGTGCGGGTATCAGCGTGACGATCTCAAACTTTGCCGCACTCAAATCAGCCGTAGGTGAGGCCACGCGCAGCAAACCACTTCGCGTGCATATTAAGATTGATACGGGCATGCATCGCCAAGGTTTTTTGCCTGACGATATCGCCAAAGTATTCCCGTATTTCAAAAAGAAAAACGCCAACCTGCGCTTTGAAGGTATCTACACACATTTTGCCGCTGCTAAAAATCCCGCATTTCCCAAAGACACTAAGGCGCAAATAGCACTCTTTGAAAAAGTTCTTGACGCGGCGCATGAGGCGGGGTTCAGGCCCATCAGACACGCGACCGCAACGTCGGGCGCGATACTATTCCCCGAGGCGCATTACGATATGATCCGTATTGGTATCGGCATGTATGGCCTTTGGCCATCAAAAGAAGCAGAGGCAGCGTTTCATCACCAGTTTCGCCTCAAGCCGATACTTTCGTGGAAGACTATTATCAGTGAGGTTAAAGAGCTCGCTACTGGTAGCCGCGTGGGGTATGATTTTACCGAAGAGCTTGGGCGTCATTCAGTAGTAGCTATTTGTCCTGTAGGTTACTGGCACGGCTATCCGCGCGCGCTCTCGAGCGTTGGATATTTTATCGTGCGTGGCAAGCAGGCAAAGATTTTGGGGCGCATCTCGATGGATATGATTATTATCGATATCACTGATATTAAGGGGGTTGTGGTGGGTGACGAGGCGACGATCATTGGTGAAGGTATCACCGCCGATGCGCTTGCGTATCTTGCTGATACTTCAAACTACGAGATCGTCACACGGATCAACCCGCTCATCAAAAGAATTTACAAATAA
- a CDS encoding ATP-binding protein codes for MASNFNLVAISLVSIAIAILGIVVFVNNRKSITNRIFLLFTLLTIVYATFNFMSNQDGWSSLYILWFLRLTLFFAVWHAFSIFYLFLVFPNEAQKIPPIYKYIFWPITIIAAGLTLTPYVFEGLEHLPSIDQVAKGVQGPAFPVFGFVSLGLVLAALVVLFKKARRAVGLERTQYKLIFFGTVITFSLVLTFNLILPTVYEILVFIPFVPLFFFPFIIFTSYAIIKYRLLDVKVIATELLTFALWVLLLVRLLAARDAYDVVLGSILFTGSLALGILLIRSVLQEVKLRERMEKLAVDLEVANADLKRLDEAKSDFISIASHQLRTPLSIIKGYISMMREGTYGKLETKIHDPLEKVYVSNERLITLVNDLLDLSRMERGRMQFDMKPVHLNEILDPIVTDFQIVAKNKKMKLVWEKDFKTDAMSGDSNKLRQVALNLVDNAFKYTPSGTVVVKLVQEGDAIRFSVTDTGPGLSLEESRKLFQKFVRGKEQKATHTEGLGLGLYVAKLIAEAHGGSIGATSPGKGKGSTFFMLLPLDIEKKN; via the coding sequence ATGGCGAGTAATTTTAATCTTGTTGCTATCAGCTTAGTTAGTATAGCTATCGCCATACTTGGGATTGTTGTGTTTGTGAATAATCGGAAAAGTATTACGAACAGAATATTTCTTTTATTCACACTACTAACAATTGTCTACGCAACTTTTAATTTTATGAGCAACCAAGATGGTTGGTCTTCATTGTATATACTATGGTTTTTACGATTAACTCTCTTTTTCGCGGTTTGGCACGCCTTTTCTATTTTCTACTTGTTTCTTGTGTTTCCAAACGAAGCACAGAAAATTCCTCCTATCTATAAATATATTTTTTGGCCCATAACCATTATAGCTGCGGGACTGACTCTTACTCCTTATGTATTTGAAGGATTAGAACATTTACCATCTATTGATCAAGTAGCAAAGGGAGTGCAGGGACCTGCTTTCCCAGTTTTTGGCTTTGTATCTTTAGGGTTGGTTCTTGCCGCCTTGGTAGTATTATTTAAAAAAGCTCGTCGAGCGGTGGGTCTTGAACGCACTCAATATAAACTTATCTTCTTCGGTACAGTCATCACTTTTTCTTTGGTGCTGACTTTTAATCTTATACTGCCGACAGTATATGAAATTTTAGTTTTTATTCCGTTTGTACCACTTTTCTTTTTCCCATTTATCATCTTTACCAGCTATGCAATTATTAAATACCGATTACTTGATGTAAAAGTTATTGCTACAGAATTATTAACCTTTGCACTTTGGGTCTTACTTCTAGTACGGCTACTTGCGGCGCGAGATGCATATGATGTTGTATTAGGTTCTATTCTATTCACCGGATCTCTCGCTCTCGGTATCCTCCTCATACGCTCCGTACTTCAAGAAGTAAAACTTCGTGAGCGGATGGAGAAGTTGGCGGTAGATCTTGAAGTTGCAAACGCTGATCTCAAACGGCTTGATGAAGCCAAGTCTGACTTTATCTCTATCGCATCACACCAGCTACGCACGCCACTCTCGATCATCAAAGGATATATCTCCATGATGCGCGAGGGCACCTACGGCAAGCTTGAGACAAAGATTCATGATCCTCTGGAAAAAGTATATGTATCAAATGAGCGCCTGATCACCTTGGTCAATGACTTGCTCGATCTCTCACGCATGGAGCGTGGGCGCATGCAGTTTGATATGAAGCCCGTACATCTCAATGAGATCCTTGACCCCATCGTCACTGATTTTCAGATCGTGGCAAAAAATAAAAAGATGAAACTGGTATGGGAAAAAGATTTTAAGACTGATGCCATGAGTGGTGATAGCAACAAGCTTCGCCAAGTGGCACTCAATCTTGTAGACAATGCGTTTAAATATACGCCGTCAGGAACCGTAGTAGTAAAGCTCGTGCAAGAAGGTGATGCTATCAGATTTTCAGTGACTGACACGGGGCCGGGTTTGAGTTTAGAGGAATCACGCAAGCTTTTCCAAAAATTTGTACGCGGCAAAGAACAGAAGGCGACTCATACCGAAGGTCTCGGCCTCGGTTTGTATGTCGCTAAACTCATCGCAGAAGCTCACGGCGGATCTATTGGCGCGACTTCACCCGGCAAAGGCAAAGGCAGCACCTTCTTTATGCTCTTACCGCTTGATATAGAGAAAAAGAATTAA
- a CDS encoding GreA/GreB family elongation factor, with translation MERGQQGAIEESKAHKGAMASRYDTFKEEAQYLAGGFAARIQELSLQLAALKSMQMRLAVNNKVSSGAIVEIEDVDTGVRTKYFLLPVGGGNIYEVNGKPYSTLTIRAPLARALFGKTEGDEVEIIIQGTTKRLLIVSVS, from the coding sequence ATGGAGCGCGGTCAACAGGGAGCTATCGAGGAGTCCAAGGCTCACAAAGGCGCGATGGCTTCCCGATATGACACCTTCAAAGAAGAAGCTCAGTACTTGGCTGGTGGTTTTGCCGCCAGAATCCAAGAACTGTCCTTACAGCTTGCCGCGTTGAAATCCATGCAAATGCGGCTTGCTGTAAACAATAAAGTTTCGAGCGGCGCAATCGTCGAAATCGAAGATGTCGATACGGGCGTGAGAACGAAATATTTCCTGCTTCCCGTGGGAGGTGGGAATATCTACGAGGTGAATGGGAAGCCCTACTCAACACTGACAATCCGAGCGCCGCTCGCGCGCGCCCTGTTTGGCAAGACCGAAGGAGACGAGGTAGAAATTATAATCCAGGGGACGACAAAGCGCCTGCTTATCGTCTCTGTATCCTGA
- a CDS encoding RNHCP domain-containing protein, with protein MDTPKFQRKIEDFVCERCGTRVEGNGYTNHCPKCLWSKHVDVNPGDRSAVCKGLMKPVGVEEKSGKYNIVYHCRVCAKTIKNKVAPEDDMEMIARLGGKATK; from the coding sequence ATGGATACCCCAAAATTTCAGCGCAAGATCGAAGACTTTGTGTGCGAGCGATGCGGCACGCGTGTGGAGGGCAATGGCTATACCAATCACTGCCCCAAGTGCCTTTGGTCAAAGCATGTAGATGTAAACCCGGGCGATCGGAGCGCTGTTTGTAAGGGTCTTATGAAGCCAGTGGGCGTTGAAGAAAAGAGCGGTAAGTACAATATCGTATACCACTGCCGCGTATGCGCCAAAACTATCAAAAACAAAGTCGCCCCTGAAGACGACATGGAAATGATCGCACGACTGGGTGGTAAGGCAACGAAATAA
- a CDS encoding SMC-Scp complex subunit ScpB, which translates to MDEQNNNNLPQSLEALLFVSGEPLALKDLARLSRADKREVAKTLEILKESLADHGIRLLQSEDTYTLVTAPETSEVSGRIAKERLEGDLTRSQLETLAIILWKGRVSRSAIDYVRGVNSAFALRALLIRGLIERSQDEQDARVFLYRPTLDLFKYLGITSSAELPSYDDIAKDLKDHE; encoded by the coding sequence ATGGACGAACAGAATAACAATAATCTACCCCAGTCACTCGAAGCGCTTTTATTTGTGTCAGGCGAGCCATTGGCACTCAAAGATTTGGCGCGTCTTTCTCGCGCTGACAAGCGCGAGGTAGCCAAGACACTCGAGATACTCAAAGAAAGTCTTGCCGATCACGGTATACGGCTTTTGCAGAGTGAAGATACTTATACGCTCGTCACCGCGCCCGAGACTAGTGAAGTATCAGGCCGCATCGCTAAAGAACGACTCGAGGGGGATCTGACGCGCTCACAGCTCGAGACGCTCGCGATTATTTTATGGAAAGGCCGCGTATCACGCTCAGCTATTGATTATGTGCGTGGCGTCAACTCGGCATTTGCACTCCGCGCGCTTCTCATTCGCGGACTCATCGAACGCTCACAAGACGAACAAGATGCGCGCGTCTTTTTGTATCGCCCGACACTCGATCTTTTCAAATACCTTGGTATTACATCAAGCGCGGAGTTACCCAGCTACGACGATATAGCAAAAGACCTCAAAGACCATGAGTGA
- a CDS encoding radical SAM protein has protein sequence MNIKPLSYAHIISIADAWRDMGGNAEVEIGALEPLLWRDGQYRIHDVIGILTERGFKVSMTTNGQLLDVFAENLSRAGLSLIRTSWHSTDPLMFKEISGGYGDYARFMRGVTLALESGIKVAFNRVLFRGYTDDISEQLTFVERYKSRLKLYTLMWTPQSASTHKKFYQDWRPVVRTSVLPRTIQIVRVKKQLGRGRLRFHLAAGGSVEVKLGDALDRSINPCSSCSFKDECEEGFGDYIRVDPRLHLYFCYMRRDIGFQIPEYFGRPENLKQKLQEVLGDTNVKNLLATAPLRLTVTPFCNFNCRSPGEERGWCMEEPGEYAYPKIRPSLL, from the coding sequence ATGAATATTAAACCTCTCTCATATGCTCATATCATATCTATCGCTGACGCGTGGCGTGATATGGGGGGTAATGCCGAAGTGGAAATCGGTGCGCTTGAACCGCTTTTGTGGCGGGATGGGCAATACCGTATCCACGACGTCATCGGCATACTTACAGAACGTGGTTTCAAGGTCTCGATGACCACCAACGGTCAACTGCTAGACGTCTTCGCAGAAAACTTGAGCCGTGCTGGTCTGTCGCTCATACGGACAAGTTGGCACTCAACCGATCCATTGATGTTCAAAGAAATCTCCGGAGGTTATGGCGATTATGCTCGGTTTATGCGTGGAGTAACACTCGCGCTTGAATCAGGCATCAAGGTCGCTTTCAACCGAGTCCTCTTCAGAGGGTATACGGATGATATCTCGGAACAACTGACGTTTGTCGAACGCTACAAAAGCCGACTCAAGCTATATACCCTCATGTGGACACCGCAAAGCGCGTCTACACACAAGAAGTTCTATCAAGACTGGCGTCCAGTGGTGCGAACATCGGTATTGCCACGCACCATTCAGATTGTCAGAGTGAAAAAGCAACTCGGGCGCGGTCGTCTTCGGTTCCATTTGGCTGCCGGCGGATCTGTTGAGGTAAAGTTGGGAGACGCGCTGGATCGTAGTATTAACCCCTGCTCGTCGTGTTCATTTAAAGATGAATGTGAAGAGGGGTTCGGTGACTATATTCGGGTTGACCCACGACTACATCTCTACTTCTGCTACATGCGTAGGGATATCGGTTTCCAAATACCCGAGTATTTCGGAAGACCGGAGAATCTGAAGCAGAAGTTGCAAGAGGTGCTTGGGGATACGAATGTCAAGAATCTCCTTGCGACTGCACCTTTACGTCTCACTGTGACACCGTTCTGCAACTTCAACTGCAGATCGCCTGGAGAAGAGCGGGGGTGGTGCATGGAGGAACCGGGTGAATATGCTTATCCGAAAATCCGCCCTTCTCTCCTGTAG
- the aspS gene encoding aspartate--tRNA ligase — MEQRIHIIDTPNHVGKEVELAGWVDVRRDHGKLIFIDLRDESGVVQMVVPPDNKDLHDTADQVRTEWVIGVQGLVKERPAKMKNDKLPTGGVEIEVKGITILNSAETPVFELAGDGYEVSEEVRLKYRYLDLRRARLQHNIRLRSKLVDSIRQYLFAKSFVEIETPYLTKATAEGSRDFLVPSRLQQGQFYALPQSPQQYKQLIMASGFERYFQIARCFRDEDLRADRGFEHTQLDVEMSFVKQEDVLDIIEGTMIEVAHKLGKKIKETPFPRFTYAEAMEKFGADKFDLRTEEDKKDGTLAFAWVTRFPFFEHTDGGGWTFTHNPFSNTVPEHREKLLAGEIESIIADQYDLVLNGYEAGGGSIRAHEPEVLKKVLGVMGFDDEKIKREYGHMLEAFRRGTPPHGGIALGIDRLTMCFAGETALREVQAFPMTAGGKTAVMDAPTDVSPEQLLEFGIQIKKKPAA; from the coding sequence ATGGAACAGCGGATTCATATTATAGATACGCCAAATCATGTAGGCAAAGAAGTCGAGCTTGCGGGCTGGGTTGATGTACGCCGCGATCATGGCAAATTGATTTTTATCGATCTGCGTGATGAATCAGGCGTAGTACAGATGGTAGTACCACCGGACAACAAAGATTTGCACGATACGGCCGACCAAGTACGCACCGAATGGGTGATTGGTGTGCAAGGACTTGTCAAAGAGCGCCCCGCTAAAATGAAAAATGATAAATTGCCAACAGGCGGTGTTGAGATCGAAGTCAAAGGTATCACCATACTGAACTCCGCGGAAACTCCGGTATTTGAATTAGCAGGTGATGGCTACGAAGTAAGTGAGGAAGTGCGCCTCAAATATCGATATCTCGATCTCCGTCGTGCGCGTCTCCAACACAACATCCGTCTACGATCAAAACTCGTAGACTCTATCCGCCAGTACCTTTTTGCAAAATCATTTGTCGAGATTGAAACGCCGTATCTGACGAAAGCCACCGCCGAAGGGTCACGAGATTTTTTGGTTCCATCACGCCTTCAGCAAGGCCAGTTCTACGCACTCCCGCAAAGCCCACAGCAGTATAAACAGCTGATCATGGCATCAGGTTTTGAACGATATTTTCAAATCGCCCGATGCTTTCGCGATGAAGACTTGCGTGCAGACAGGGGATTTGAGCATACCCAACTTGATGTTGAGATGAGTTTTGTAAAACAAGAAGATGTACTCGATATCATTGAGGGTACGATGATTGAGGTTGCGCACAAACTCGGCAAAAAAATAAAAGAAACACCGTTTCCGCGCTTTACCTATGCTGAAGCTATGGAAAAATTTGGCGCAGATAAATTTGATCTCCGAACCGAAGAGGACAAGAAAGATGGCACGCTTGCGTTTGCCTGGGTGACGCGCTTTCCGTTTTTTGAACATACTGATGGCGGTGGGTGGACCTTTACCCATAACCCGTTTTCAAACACCGTACCCGAGCATCGCGAAAAACTTTTGGCAGGTGAGATCGAGTCAATCATCGCTGACCAGTATGACTTGGTACTTAACGGCTATGAGGCGGGTGGCGGCAGTATCCGTGCGCATGAACCCGAAGTGCTTAAAAAAGTATTGGGGGTGATGGGCTTTGATGATGAAAAGATTAAACGCGAATATGGTCACATGTTAGAAGCATTTCGCCGAGGCACGCCGCCTCACGGCGGCATTGCGCTTGGCATTGATCGCCTCACCATGTGTTTCGCGGGAGAGACCGCACTTCGCGAAGTGCAGGCATTTCCTATGACTGCGGGTGGTAAAACTGCTGTGATGGACGCGCCCACTGATGTATCACCAGAACAACTTCTCGAATTTGGAATCCAAATAAAGAAAAAACCCGCCGCATAG